A stretch of DNA from Halobacteriovorax sp. JY17:
TGCCCTTACGACGGGACTACTCTATAAAGAAGATCGTGTTGATCAAAGAACAAGAACGCAGCAGACACAAGATATTATTGTCGATCATAGTGACATAGATAATAAGAAGATTTGGTCACTTCAAGGATACGTCCAAGATAATTACTTTAAAGACAATTATGAAATCTCGCCGGGGGCAAGAGTTCAGTATGATAGTAATTATGGTTACACCATTTCACCCAAAGTAAGCTTTAGCTACTTCAGTGAATTAAGTGAGAATATTGATTCAAAGAGTTGGTTAACTCTAGGAACTGGGCACCGCTCACCTTCTATAAAAGAGAGATTCTTTACTCTTGATCACTCATCAGTGGCGAATTATATTGTTCAAGGAAATGATGAGCTGAGACCAGAGGAATCTATCAGCGTGCAACTTGGAAATAAATTCGATCTAAATAAGTCCCACTCACTTCATGGAAATATTTTCTATAATAGAATAACTGATTTAATTGAAACTACAGAAATTCCAAGCTCAACAAGTACAAAAATATTCTCTTATAAGAATTTTGATAATGTTGAATCAAAGGGGATCGAATTAGGTAGTACATTCACACCTACAAAGTCTCAGAAGTTAAGCCTTAACTACTCGTACACAGAAACAATTAATAAGACCACCGACCTTCAACTTTTAAATAGGCCTCTATACTCTTGGAAAGCAAAGTACACTTTCTCTCCTATTGAATCTCTAAGTCTTATCAACTCTCTTCGCTACACCGGAAAGAAATATACCAATGAAGAGAATACTAAAATATCTGAAGGCTACTCTTCTTTTGATACAAAAATTAACTATGATTATACGAAGAATATTTCTCTCTACTTTGGGATAAATAATGTCTTTAACTCTGTGAAAGAGCCTACTCCAGACAGTGTCGTTGCCATTAATGACGATAGACCTACGCTTGGAAGATTCTTCTACACAGGCATACAGCTGAAGGATTTCTAATTGAAGGCCATATATTTAACTCTATTTTCCCTCTTCATCTCTTGTTCTAAAGTTGAGCCTTTAGCGGAGAAAGTTGTTGAAGAAAGTTTTAGCGACTACATTACAAAGAAGTCTCAATATATTGAAGATCAAAGTAGCGATATTTTTGAAGAGACTCCTTGGTACGCTTACGATGAAAATAATCATATTATTTGGCCTACATTTTCAGTCTACGCTCTTAGAACAAATGGAAGTTACTATAAAGTGCAAATTTTGGACTACTACGATAGTAGCGCCAATCCTGGAAACTTCACTCTAAGAGTAGAAAAAGAAGGTGAAAGCGAAAAATTTCTCCATTTTCAAGCGACGGGTTGTGGAAATGTCTATACTAATAGTAATTACGAAAATTGCTTAAATAACCCCCTCACTAATATCTATAAATACTTAAATATTGAAACTGGTGAGGTCTATGATTTTACAGACTCACAAGCAAAGGCAAGTACAAAGTGGGACATGGCCTTCAATGGTACTAGTATAAGAATTAATGCCGGAAAGTATGGACAGAAAGGAACCAGAATTGGAAGCCTCTTCATTTATACAAATTTCTTCCCTGGGGGAGTTGTTGATTACCAGAGAATCGCAGAGGTATCATTTACAGATAGAGGCGCTCGCTTCTTTAATCTAGCAATGGACCTTAGACAAATTCCCTACTCTCTTCCTCCTGGAGTTGATAGAGTTATCAATGAGCCAGATTGGTTTAAGGAGAGCGCAGAGGACTCTAAACTCTTCTCTCCAATTAATAAGAATTGGTGGCTAGTTAAGTCTAGTGAACATAATAGCTACTTTAAATTCAATATGGCCGAAATTAATGAAACCCTGCTGGCCAGCGATGAGATTGAAACAGAGCTCGTTATTCACTCTCATTACCAATCTAAAGATGATTTAGAGTTTCGTGAAGAACTAAGAGTTTGGAGATTAGAGACATTTAGCACCGCTAAGAGACTCGTTAGGCTTTGTCTTGACTTGGACGAAATGAAGAGCGTTCACTGTTCAAAAGAGAAAGAGAAGGTGGACATTACTTTCTTGGCCTTAAATAGAACACCAAGACAGTGGAAGATTCAAACTACAACTGGTGCTATTGGACCGCTCTCTCTCGAAGATATCACGAAGAGAAAAACTGGTCGCTTAAAATAAAAAAGGCCCATCCGAAGATAGGCCTTACTAATTATAATTTAAATATTTTAATTAGCTAAGGTGCTTACCAAGAATACCTGCAAGCTCGAACATAGTTACTTCTTTCTTTCCGAAAACTTTCTTTAAGTTATCATCAGCAAGAATATTTCTCTTGTTCTTTGGGTTTTGAAGGTTGTGCTTCTTGATGTATTCCCAAATTTTCTTAACAGCTTCAGTTCTTGGAACTGCTTTGTCACCGATAACTACTGAAAGTTCAGCAGATGGCTTCATCGCTTTCATGAATGCCGCGTTTGGCTTTCTCTTAGTTTTTGCTTTTTTTGGAGCAGCTTTCTTAGCCGCTTTCTTTGGTGCAGCTTTCTTAGTTGCTTTCTTAGCTACTACTTTCTTAGTCGCTTTCTTAGCTACTACTTTCTTAGTTGCTTTCTTCGCTACTTTTTTCTTAGTTGCTTTCTTTGCTACTGCTTTCTTAGTTGCTTTCTTCGCTACTGTCTTCTTAGTTGCTTTCTTCGCCACTGTCTTCTTAGTTGCTTTCTTCGCCACTGCTTTTTTAGTTGCTTTCTTAGCTACTTTCTTCTTTGCCATAACATCCTCCAGAATACAAAATGACATTTATCCAATTTAAATTTAACTTATCTAATAGTCTAATCGAAAGAATACAAAAACACTTGAGTTTTTTTCACTTTTTATTACTTTTTTTTCATAGGGAAAAAAGGCCCAGAAGAGGGCCCAGAGGTTACTTAATATCTTTAATCCACTCGACGACTTGACCATTCTCGCCTAGCCGCTTACTTGTCTTCACGTAGCCGTGACTCTCATTGAGTGAATACATTCTAAAATTATCAATAGAGCAGTAGTGGATAATTTGCTTAACCTTCAACTCTTTGGCCTGTTTTTCAAAGAAGTCTTTAATCTTGTGAGAGAACCCACTACCTTGGTGAGACAGCTTAATAGACGTATTCTTAGAGAATAGACAACGATCTTCTAACTTGTAGAATAGTGCTGCTATAACTTCCCCGTTATATTCCACTCCGTAGAGATTCCACCCATCTTTCACTTCTTTTTTAATTTCGTCGTAATTCCAGTTGAAACCTGGAGAATCTGAAAATGCATCTAGATTGTAATCATAGATCATTTTAATATCTTTTGAGTTATTAGCTTTTACAAAATCTAGACTCATAGCAATCCTTCGCTTTAATGAAATAGAGGTTAAATCCAACCTCTATTATAGCTAAATTGATTAATTTTTACTTTAATGTACTAATAAATGCCGCTAGGTCTTCAATATCGGCATCTGAAAGCTTCTTAATGAATGGTAGCATAGTTGGATTCTTTCTCTCTATACCGGCCTTAAATTGCTTTATAGAGCTGATGATGTACCAATCATGTTGACCAGCAATCCTTGGGGCTTTCATTGCTTCATTACCTTCACCATTGGCACCGTGGCACTGAATACAAGTCTTATAAAGAGTTTGACCTCTGGCCGCGTCTGCAGCAAAAGTTTGAGTTGATACTAAAGCGAAAAGGGCAACCACTGCCAATATTGTTTTCATTGCACTCCCAAAATACAAAAAATTAAGATGTAATACATTGAATATTAACGATTATCGAGCTACTCGGCAACCAAATTTATATTTTCACTCTTAATAACGCTACGAACCAACCCCTCTAGTGAGTCTAAAAATACCTTCGATAAAGTATTTGGGGCCAGCTTTACATGATTTATACTAGAGCGAAACTCCACAAAGAATGCATCATCCTCTAACTGAATGAGCTCTATCTCCATACTTTCCTCTAGAAAGTACTCGTTCATATTTATTTTCAAAGTGAAGAAATCAGAAATGGCCTTTATTTTATCCACATAAGAGGATTCTTCTGAAACTTCCCAGAAGTCGACATCCTTTCTAATCTCGCTTTCAAAAACCGAGGAGATCAGCAATTCTCTAAAGGAATCTACAAAAGCTCCAGGAAAAGGGCTTTCTCCCATTGCTGGAATATGGTTCTGATCCCTAAGAAAGCTCTCCACTTCCCTAGCGGTAATCGATTTCATTCGCTTAGTATCTGCGTTTTTGAGTAAAGTACAAAGAGCAAATAAGATCCCATTCTCTATTCGCTCACTTTCCACCGTATAGGAGATTTCCTTCAATTGCCCTCTGTTGGCCGTGAAATAGAAAGTGGCCTTGAATTGGTCCGCTTCCACACTGAAGTGAGATTCACCTTTATTTCCCACAAAGTCGTGGGCCTTAGAAAATTTAATAATCCGACTTGAAAAACTTTCCAATTAGTCATTCCTCTTTTAGAGTCAAAATAGATTTGAATATATTTATACTGAAAGAGCAATGAAGACAAATACTCTCCCAAATTATCTCCTAGAGTCCAAAGAAATAAATATCATTGGACCATGTGCAATTGAAGAAGGGCTTATCGACCTAACTCTTCCCTCTTTGATTATAGACGGAGGACTTAACCACGGCCTTTCATTTGAGCGTTCCTTCTCTGTTGGAGATGGAGATAGCTCTGATACTTCCTTAGACATCACTCTTCCAAGAGACAAGGACCAGAGTGATCTCGCCTATGCTCTTAATCTTCTAGGTGAGAATATAAAGTGCATCAATCTCTATGGATTCTTGGGAGGAAGACGCGATCATGAGTTCATTAATATTGGAGAGGTCTATAATTTCTGTGAAAGATTTGAAGCTATTGCAAGATTTCAAAGAGAAATTTACCTTCTTCCAAAGGGAGCTCACTGCTTAGAAATAATTGGAGAATTCTCCATTATGTCTCTTCGGCAGTCTTTAATATCGATTGGCGGACAGGCAAAGTACTGCCTAGAAGAGAGTTCCCCTCTAGGGCCACTCTCTAGCCACGGACTGAGTAATATTGGAAAGGGAGAAATCACTCTTTCGAGCAATACTCCCCTAATTATTTATACTCAGGAACAATCTCTAATCTTGCTTTAGAAAATTTCTCTAGTAAGTCATCTGACATTATTTGTAAGCGGTACTTTCCAGAGAGAAATCTCTCCATTTGATTCTTAAAGAAGGGGCTCAAATAGTGTCCAGAAATCCCTAGCGGCAAAATACCGTAGCTCTTTTCAGGCCCTGAGAAATCAATAATCCTTCTAGTACTAGGCCCACTCTTCACCTTATGCCCATCGAGACAACCGACTTTTCTAAAATTATTAATATTATTATAGGCCCCCATGACAGGGTAAGGACCTAGGTTTAAGAGCTTATTTAGCGGAAAACTCTTCCCAAGAGAATGGGCAAATTCAATTGTATGCAACTTCCCCCAGCTCCATTCCTTAACTTCATTGCCAAGTTCTTTATTTAGGAATTTAACAGTATCTTTAAAACTTTTTAAGACAACACTCTTTCTATCTTCAACTTCAGAAGTCTCTTTCATATCCCACCAAATGGCCTTCTCTCTCTTAAGCATACGCCCAAGGAAGTACCATCTCGCAGAAAGTCCGCAGAATTGATTTCTCTCTTCTTCTCCAAGTTCATCAATTAGGTTCATTGTTAGGTGATAAATAAATTGATGATAGATAGAAGCGCCAACGCGATTAGGAAAAGTCTGTCTATCCCAATCTTTTAGAGCATTAAAGGCTTCCTGCTCTTGCTTACCAAGAGAAACGGTAGAGAGATCTGAAACGAGAAGGTCGCGAATCCATTCATTTTCATTATTTAAAACACTGGTCTGCAAGAGCATTGTATCGCCAATAGACCAATCATTTTTTAAAAGTAATCTCGAATAGAGGGTAATAAAGCGGTCTCTTGGTTGCCACATACCTCTAAAGTTCTCATTGGCAGTGATAGGCCTATTATTGGCCGAGGCCACGAAACCGCTCTCGGGATTAATATTGTGGGGCATTTCTTCAAATTTATAATAACCTTTATAAGCATCGTTCTTTGTCGCTCCATCAAGAACAACACGACTGTCGCTGAAGTCATTTCTCTTTGGATAACGTCCAAGATTTAATCTCGCAATATTATCTTCAGCGTCGGCGTAGATGATATTTAGTCCAGGTGACCCTACTAATGAGACGCCTTTTTTAAATTCTTCAAACGAATTAGCGCGCCCCATTTTATAAAACCCTTGGATAGGATGATTATTTTCTAAGAAGTAAGTCCACTTCATAGAAATTCCCTTATCCCCAATGAGCTCATCGAGAATTGGACCATTGTGACTTATATGAACTGGAAGCTGAATATCCTCTCCTCCACGAACCTTAATCACTTCAGAAATTCTTCTAAGTGGGATCTCCTCACCTTCAAATATTGTTTCATTCCCGCTCTCAGAAAATGTCTCTTTATAAAAGTCCATATCATCTAGGTAGGAAATAGTTATTCCCCACCCCTTCTTCTTGTCGTGGGCCATCACTGCGAAGGGAATATTTGGAAGAAAGTGACCGTAAATTTCAAAGGGTTCCGCTGGGTCCTCTACTTTTAAATGGGCTTCAAACCAGATGCCAGGAAGTGAGTAGCCGATATGAGGATCGCTGGCCAGCATGGCCCTCTTGCTCTTTGTCTTCGTAGAGTTTAGGGCCCAAGCATTGGAGCCTTCAAAACCGCCGAAGGTATTATTTAAGTCTTCAAATGCTTTAAAGATATTCTTAAGCTCCCTGTGAACACTAGCAGTCATGACCGTATTCTTATGGGGCTCAATTTGTAAATCATTCCACATCTCATCACTTAGAGAACTCTTTAATTTGTCCATTAATAAATCGTGACGAAGAAATGCCGCAAAGGAATAGGCCATATAACCAACAACTGCGTAAGAGTCATAGATAGTAAATTTCTCTGGTTTAAAGCCTCCAAGAACAAACTCAATTGGAAGATTTTCGTTTTCGACAAAGAAGTTTACTCCTGCAAAGAAGCTCTCCATTTTATCTTGCATTTCTTTTGGAAGGCCTTCTCTTTTAATTTTTTCAACAAAGTGTCGTCTAAGTCCAAGAGTTCTAAAAGTCTTATCAATCTCAAGTCCCTTCTTTCCAATAATTTCACTAAGAGTTCCTGAGCCTACTCGTCTAAGCATTTCCATTTGAAAGAGCCTTTCACTGGCCATTAGATATCCAAGAACTTTATAGGCATCGTCAGCGTTCTTTGCCTTAATATGGGGAATCCCTTCATTATCTCGAATAACTTCTGCCTTCTCTTTTAAAATGGACATTTCAAGAACCCCGTCCCCGTAAGGAATCGTTCTATTTAGAAAGTAAAAGAGAGTCGTTAGTATGATGGCAAATATGAGAGGTAGCGTATAAATTAATTTCTTTAAGTACTTTTTCATTTTCTTATTTATTTTCTCCATCAGCTTTAATTTTCTACAAATATCTCGTAGAATTATCAAATGAGAAAAAGGTTTCCTTTAATTGACCAAATTCGTGGTTTTGCTATTGTTCTAATGATCATATTTCATTTTTTTTATGACTTAAAGGTATTTGGTTATAATAATATTAATTTCAGTAGAGATTTCTTTTGGTTTGAACTCCCAAGAGTAATTGTTTTTCTCTTCTTGCTAGCAATGGGGCTCTCGCTGCCCCTCATTCACAGCGAAAAAGTTAATTGGAAGAAATTTTGGCCAAGATGGATTAAAATTGCTCTCGGAGCACTTGCAATCTCAATCTATACCTACTTTATGTTTAAAAGTTCTTGGGTTTACTTCGGAACCCTACACTGTATCGCCTTAGCATCTCTTGTTTCACTTCCTTTCATAAGAATTCCAAGAATCTCTGCAATAATAGGACTAATACTAATTTCTTTAAAATTATTCTTTAATATCACTCTTCCTTGGCTTGAACTTAGTCATGCGAGCATGGACTATATTCCTCTCTTCCCTTGGATTGGATGCGTTTTCATGGGCTTTGGACTTTGGAGCCTTGGATTTCATCAATTAAACCCATTTAAGTCAAAACTCTTTCTTCCTCTTGAAAAAATGGGACAACACTCGCTACTGATCTACATTATTCATCAACCCATTCTCTATGGAGCAGTCTACCTCTTCACTTACTTCTTCAAAAATAGCTAAACTTTGTCAAATATGCTAAGAAATAGAAATCGTTAAGAGAGATCACTTCAAGGATAAGCATGAGCGACGAGCGCGACGAAGTTTCAAAAGATTTAATATTATCTGAGCAATTACAAGTTTTTGATGTTGTGGAAGCTTATTGCGATATCTGCGGTGATTTAACTCAACACCTCATTGATGAATCAAAGAATTACAATGAAGATGATGAAGTCTCACCTGATGCGATTTTCACTCCAGCCCTCTCAACACAAGAGTGTGTGATCTGCCGTGAGAATGAAGAAAATGAGCTAGGTAATTTCTAAAGAGAATGGAGAAAGAATGAATTCATATAATGAACTAAAGAAAGTAAATGAGAAGATTCATAATCTAGGACATCTAGGGGCCATCACAAGTTGGGATCAACAAACCATGATGCCTTCAGGTTCAAATGAAGCAAGATCAAAGGCCATGGCCGAGTTCACTGTTCTCATGCACCAATTATCCACAGATCCTAAAATTGCGGACCTCTTAGCAGAAGCTTCATCTGAAGATTTAAACGAAACTGAAAAGGCTTCTTTAAGAGAAATGAAGAGAAGCTATGACTTATCTACCGTTGTACCTGAAGACCTAGTAAAGGCAAAATCTCTTGCGGGCTCAAAGTGCGAGCATGCATGGAGAGAGCAAAGACCTAATAATGACTGGAAGGAATTCTTAAATAATTTTGAAGAAGTTTTAAAGCTCTCAAGAGAAGAAGCGAGTATAAGATCAAGTAAGTTGGGACTAACTCCTTACGACTCTCTAGTTGATCTCTATGAGCCGGGCATGACGACAGAGAAACTTGATAAAATCTTTTCTGATGTTAGAGGTTGGTTACCATCTCTTATTGAAAGTATTGTAGAAAAACAAAAATCTATAAATATCTTTGAACCTAAAGGTCCTTTCAGTGTAGAAAAGCAAAAAGAGCTTGGCCTAAAAGTTATGGCAAAGCTTGGTTTTGACTTCACAAGAGGAAGAGTAGATATAAGCTCGCACCCATTTTGCGGTGGAGTTCCAGAAGATATCCGAATGACCACGAGATATGATGAGTCTGACTTCGTTCAATCTCTTATGGGAATAGTTCACGAAACAGGACACGCCCGCTACGAACAAAATCTTCCAAAAGAATTTCTAGGACTCCCTGCGGGAACTGCTCGTTCAATGGGAATTCATGAAAGCCAGAGTTTATTCTTTGAAATGCAAATGGGAAGAGGAAGACCATTTCTTGAGTCTATTCACAAAGATATTATTGCGGCCTTTGGTGATAGTGAAGAATTTAAAATTGATAATCTGGTGAGCATTTATAACCGTGTAGAACCAGGCTTCATAAGAGTTGATGCTGATGAAGTGACTTACCCAGCCCATGTTATGCTCCGCTATGAAATAGAGAGAGATTTAATAAATGGAAAACTAGAGGCCAGAGACATTCCTGAAGTTTGGGATGAGAAAATGAAAATGTACCTAGGACTTGATACAAGAGGAAATTATAGACAAGGGGCCATGCAAGATATTCACTGGACCGATGGCTCTTTTGGATACTTCCCGTCTTATACACTAGGGGCAATGTACGCGGCTCAACAATTCGCAACTGTTGAAAAGTTACATCCAAATGTAAATGAGTCTATTGCTAACGGTGATTACTCGCAGGCCTTCTCCTGGCTAAGAGAAAATATTTGGCAAAAAGCGAGTCTACTATCGACTGATGAACTTATTAAGAAAGCAACTGGCGAATCTTTAAATCCAGAATTTCTTAAGAAGCATTTGATGAAGCGTTACCTATAAGGTTTATTAAAGTAGATTTTGAACCCCGTCAGCTATTGATGGGGTATTTTTTCTAACTTCTCTCTCTTTGAATAATAAATTTTGTCTAGAGGAGCAATGATCACAATAGAAACAACTATACTAAAAGCTACAACGATATTTTCTGAAAAATAATCTGAATTAAGCCTTAATAAACCAAACGTAAAAAGCGCCACAACTACAACCATTGAAATCCATATGGCCATATACTCTAGTAAAGCGCCCTTAAGTATTGAAGTCTTCTTACAACTTGGACAAGTATGTTTACCAAACATAGAAGTTAAGTACCTCTTCCAAGTTAATACAAAATTATGACTACAGTACGGGCATATCACTTTATTCTCACTCTATTCAACTAATATATAAATAGTAATTAATTATACATAACATCATTTTACAAGTAACGACTGCGTGAGACGAGGAACTATCAATTGCCCAAATTTAGCATTGCCTACTTTCGAAAGTCCTTTTCTCAACTTTAGAATACTGCACAAAAGCATAAGAAGTACCGAATTTAAGCAAATATACTTTCTCTTACATTAGTTCCATTAAATTCCTATTTATGACCTGTAATGAATATGTTAGCATTCTGCCTATATATCCATTGTAAATTTATTGAAAATACGGCGCTATGCCCAATAACAGGAAAATGCATGAGTCTCTACACAGATTATTTGAAAGAAATTGAACAAAGAAAAACAGAGGGTCTTCACCCACTACCAATTGACGGAGCAGAACTGACGGCAGAAATTATTTCTCAAATTAAGGACGCTGGACATGAGCACCGAGAGGGATCTTTAAATTTCTTTATCTATAATACTCTACCAGGAACAACTGCTGCTGCTGAAGTTAAAGCAAACTTTCTAAAAGAAGTTATTCTTGGGCAATCTATCCTCGCAGAAATCACTCCGGCCTTCGCATTCGAACTCCTATCCCATATGAAAGGTGGTAAGTCTGTTGAAGTGCTCATTGATCTTGCTCTTGGAGACGATCAAGCAATTGCACAAGAAGCAGGAGAAGTACTTAAGACGCAAGTATTCCTATACCATGCCGATACAACTAGATTAGAAAATGCTTTCAAGTCAGGAAATGCTATCGCTAAAGATATTCTTGAAAGTTACGCAAAAGCTGAATTCTTCACAAAACTTCCAGAAGTTGAAGAAGAGATAAAGCTAGTTACATATGTTGCAGGAACAGGAGATATTTCAACAGACCTTCTCTCTCCAGGTAACCAAGCTCACTCTCGTTCAGACCGTGAACTTCATGGAAAGTGTCTAATCACTCCAGAAGCACAACAGGAAATTGAAGAACTTAAAAAAGCTCATCCAGATAAGAGAGTAATGCTAATTGCAGAAAAAGGAACAATGGGTGTTGGCTCTTCTAGAATGTCTGGGGTTAATAACGTTGCTCTATGGACTGGAAAGCAAGCTTCTCCCTATGTCCCATTCATCAATATTGCCCCTGTAGTTGCAGGAACAAATGGGATTGCACCTATCTTCCTAACAACTGTTGATGTGACAGGAGGTATTGGAATTGATCTTAAAAACTGGAAGAAGAAACTAGACGCTTCTGGTAACACAATTCTTGATAAAAATGGTGACCCTGAACTTGAAGAAGTATACTCAGTTGCCACCGGAACTATTCTTACAATTAATACTAAGAAGAAGAAGTTATACAATGGTGATAAAGAACTCATCGATATATCAGCTTCTTTAACACCACAAAAACTTGAGTTCATGAAAGCTGGTGGATCATACGCTGTTGTATTTGGAAAAAAACTCCAAACACTTGCTTGTGAAGTCTTAGGACAAGAAGTTAAATCAGCGTACGCACCTTCTAAAGAGATCTCCCATGAAGGACAAGGTCTAACAGCTGTAGAGAAAATTTTTAATAAGAACCTATTAGGAGGCTCAGGGAAAACTCTACATGCAGGATCAAATGTGAGAGTTCAGGTTAATATTGTTGGTTCACAAGACACTACGGGGCTAATGACTTCTCAGGAACTAGAGTCTATGGCCGCAACAATCATTGCACCAACCCTAGATGCTGGTTACCAATCAGGATGTCACACGGCTTCTGTATGGGATGCAAAAGCACAAGCAAATATTCCAAGACTGATGAACTTCATGAATAAGTTTGGTCTAATCACAGCAAGAGATCCTCAGAAAAAGTACCCGGCAATGACAGACGTTATTCACAAAGTACTTAATGATATAACAGTTGATGATTGGGATATCACAATTGGCGGTGACTCACATACAAGAATGTCAAAAGGTGTTGCCTTCGGTGCTGACTCAGGAACAGTTGCTCTCGCACTTGCAACTGGAGAGGCGACGATGCCAATTCCACAATCAGTAAAAGTATCTTTCAAAGGTGTTCTTAAAGATCATATGGACTTCCGTGATGTTGTTCACGCGACACAAGCGCAAATGTTAAAACAATTTGGAGATAATATTTTCCAAGGGAAAATTATCGAAGTTCACTTAGGAACACTTCTAGCTGACCAAGCATTTGTGTTTACAGACTGGACTGCGGAAATGAAGGCCAAGGCATCAATCTGTATTTCTGAAAATGCGACACTGATCGAATCTCTTGAGATTTCAAAATCAAGAATCCAGACGATGATCGAAAAAGGAATGGATAACGATCTAAAAGTTCTCCAAGGTCTAGTTGATAAAGCAAATAAGAGAATTGAAGAAATTAAATCTGGTTCGAACCCAGCCCTTACTCCAGATGCAACAGCAAAATACTCTGCCGAATTCACTGTTGATCTAGATCAAATTGTTGAACCAATGATTGCTGATCCAGATGTAAATAATGAGGACGTATCTAAGAGATATACACACGATACAATTAGACCAATTTCATTTTATAAAGGTGAAAGAAAGGTTGATCTAGGCTTTATCGGATCGTGCATGGTTCATAAAGGAGATCTTCAAATTCTGGCAAAAATGCTTAAGAATATTGAAGAGCAAAATGGTAAAGTTGAGTTTAAAGCACCACTCGTCGTTGCTCCACCAACTTACAATATCATTGATGAATTAAAGGCAGAAGGAGACTGGCAAACACTAACTAAGTATGCTGGATTTGAATTTGATGACACTAATCCAAAAGCTGAAGCTCGTCTTAAATATGACAATACATTGTACCTAGAAAGACCTGGTTGTAACCTTTGCATGGGTAACCAAGAGAAGGCAGAAAAAGGTGATACAGTTATGGCAACATCGACTCGTTTATTTCAAGGAAGAGTTGTTGAAGATAGTGATGAAAAGAAAGGTGAATCACTTCTAGCATCAACTCCTGTGGTTGTTCTATCTACAATTCTTGGAAGAACACCAAATATGGATGAGTATAAAGCCGCTGTTAAAGGAATCAACTTAACAAGCTATGCGCCTCCAATAAAGTAATTACCTAATTTATGACCTCTGCATTTTCTCTAAATGTAGAGGTCATAATATTGAAATCTTTCTCAAATCATTCATCAAAATATATTGACCAAAGTCGCTCACTAAAAATGCATAGCACCATAATCATGGGTCTCTTATTCCCATCTCTACTAGTTTTCAACTATATAAGTAATTAATCTTAAATATGTACTCGTTTTAAAGCTTATTCTGAAAACTTTTGTTTACCCGTTTCAAATTGCTAGAGTATCCCCGCCGTGATAGTAAGGATGAATAAAAATAATAGGTTAATTATACTAGAAGGTTAAAGATGTCTTTTGATTTTCAAAAGAAACTAGAGAA
This window harbors:
- a CDS encoding bifunctional aconitate hydratase 2/2-methylisocitrate dehydratase, with product MSLYTDYLKEIEQRKTEGLHPLPIDGAELTAEIISQIKDAGHEHREGSLNFFIYNTLPGTTAAAEVKANFLKEVILGQSILAEITPAFAFELLSHMKGGKSVEVLIDLALGDDQAIAQEAGEVLKTQVFLYHADTTRLENAFKSGNAIAKDILESYAKAEFFTKLPEVEEEIKLVTYVAGTGDISTDLLSPGNQAHSRSDRELHGKCLITPEAQQEIEELKKAHPDKRVMLIAEKGTMGVGSSRMSGVNNVALWTGKQASPYVPFINIAPVVAGTNGIAPIFLTTVDVTGGIGIDLKNWKKKLDASGNTILDKNGDPELEEVYSVATGTILTINTKKKKLYNGDKELIDISASLTPQKLEFMKAGGSYAVVFGKKLQTLACEVLGQEVKSAYAPSKEISHEGQGLTAVEKIFNKNLLGGSGKTLHAGSNVRVQVNIVGSQDTTGLMTSQELESMAATIIAPTLDAGYQSGCHTASVWDAKAQANIPRLMNFMNKFGLITARDPQKKYPAMTDVIHKVLNDITVDDWDITIGGDSHTRMSKGVAFGADSGTVALALATGEATMPIPQSVKVSFKGVLKDHMDFRDVVHATQAQMLKQFGDNIFQGKIIEVHLGTLLADQAFVFTDWTAEMKAKASICISENATLIESLEISKSRIQTMIEKGMDNDLKVLQGLVDKANKRIEEIKSGSNPALTPDATAKYSAEFTVDLDQIVEPMIADPDVNNEDVSKRYTHDTIRPISFYKGERKVDLGFIGSCMVHKGDLQILAKMLKNIEEQNGKVEFKAPLVVAPPTYNIIDELKAEGDWQTLTKYAGFEFDDTNPKAEARLKYDNTLYLERPGCNLCMGNQEKAEKGDTVMATSTRLFQGRVVEDSDEKKGESLLASTPVVVLSTILGRTPNMDEYKAAVKGINLTSYAPPIK
- a CDS encoding carboxypeptidase M32 produces the protein MNSYNELKKVNEKIHNLGHLGAITSWDQQTMMPSGSNEARSKAMAEFTVLMHQLSTDPKIADLLAEASSEDLNETEKASLREMKRSYDLSTVVPEDLVKAKSLAGSKCEHAWREQRPNNDWKEFLNNFEEVLKLSREEASIRSSKLGLTPYDSLVDLYEPGMTTEKLDKIFSDVRGWLPSLIESIVEKQKSINIFEPKGPFSVEKQKELGLKVMAKLGFDFTRGRVDISSHPFCGGVPEDIRMTTRYDESDFVQSLMGIVHETGHARYEQNLPKEFLGLPAGTARSMGIHESQSLFFEMQMGRGRPFLESIHKDIIAAFGDSEEFKIDNLVSIYNRVEPGFIRVDADEVTYPAHVMLRYEIERDLINGKLEARDIPEVWDEKMKMYLGLDTRGNYRQGAMQDIHWTDGSFGYFPSYTLGAMYAAQQFATVEKLHPNVNESIANGDYSQAFSWLRENIWQKASLLSTDELIKKATGESLNPEFLKKHLMKRYL